The Panicum hallii strain FIL2 chromosome 9, PHallii_v3.1, whole genome shotgun sequence genome has a window encoding:
- the LOC112875144 gene encoding protein NETWORKED 1D-like, which yields MAALARHDSRQYSWLWVSHISPKNSKWLQENLSDMDTKVKSMIKLINEDADSFARRAEMYYKKRPELMKLVEEFYRAYRALAERYDQATGALRQAHRTMSEAFPNQMPSVSDESPSSFGQEMEPQTPVMSTFTRAPFDSDERKDGVGVSPQHSTSKGNGTHPEETSALSSRKSLKLFNDFSSSGENAPRAGFDGKVRKGLTFESPEGKGKEDISKDLVNLQQEVSRLLAESQKLKQQMLSESERANKAENEIQSLKETVLQLNSDKDTSLLQNNQSSERISTLESELSKAQADLKKLTDEMAADVQKLINAETLNIAIQSEAQGLDLKMKMQQQELDQKLKELEIFRLSFQEEHEKRMQAENALLSQGKELAQSHEEVPRLIAEIKMTNEKLNELKQTNGDLENTVCELKKDIESLTEQNHSSEVLIQKLHDEINTLKDSNNELQSEIQSLKSIISQLNTEKNAALLQHQRCVEQVSLLESQLSKLQSELEEAEKKVQLLIHDLEQKREEATSVHARLQDECHRHTQTEATLLMTEGLHSQLQEKMETLTLDLDESTKKLSELENDKLNLESTLKELKSTILDLNNEKDAALLEQEQSLKKTSNLELELSKVQLELEKHKQKIQLLEQEIAHKNESVDSLELSLKDECEKRLQAQTSLESMERMYSESQEDVSRLHVEIEKQNVKLNALENLSSELQKTILLLNSEKDATLHENQQSAARIFDLESALTALKADLEQVEGKIQILEQELEHKKEEADNLQNSLHDEAQKRIEGEASLLMMTNLRSESQNEVNRLALEIEKLTGNLSQVENSKMDLENIVTKHTEEIHILREQNISTELMIKNLNLELDALKELNVKLQTEMGLHIGEKEALQRDFACQRDEKENLEGMHHTLVDEMEALKTSAAINQKLIEELQITNLKLKEACAKNEVEKALLSEKVQEVEKLSEEYSLLENSLSDANAEMDALREKIKAFEASESSLKDIISSHVSEKAVLASELEILGKSLSDVSEKNSTLDISLSDMKTELEDLRTKLKNSEESCQAHLANNSALSAEMDAVRENIKALEASESSMKDAISCHVSEKAVLASELEILGKSLFDVSEKNSILDISLSDTKIELEDLRMKLKDCEESCQVLSAEKNNLFSQLESISVIMKALEDKHANLEDKHSSVSREKDFAYDQVRELQGQLRVKDEEYEVAVKSHQLQVDTYEKQISSLQDKNHYMEEVLQQEQQKNICASINTVILESSLADEQDKKVALFTKCKKYAQANHSATMLVSELMEEARYHEEERKTLLMHNEKLREGISQQMKVLNICKDLRPADLAEDEILLQTVSDETINILKLKGETEDVNRLMYTELSVLSTVLLQVGMELRDLHLQKCALEKEVESGAAESLSLQNRNHQMLEENELLRKGLQESSEREEVLKTEVFDIQEKLSCLKESYQVSQDEITNLTKKNESLSKEYQSLSEKYNYLEDETDTVLEECMMLENLCLFFRGHNNEIASALVSLTDEMALLSLAKGDLDLEVNELTRRLTVLESENNHLKEYFVYLLEILRTRLVLSEFDLNTNKSVCQDLFIELENCMAQLMQKDDELLEVEEKFQFLQEKNRELCGVVGSLQVAIEGAKVVKGELEKKITRLSEQCTTKDDEILQLRQANEALQSDVEQYERQFVSLMDDAITSSVNSAVYEEKALELLMEGKDTEISAITLKELLMKEIYSRDAHIEELQKKMTGIQEEHAELKAELSTHLNLIASLADHVSVLEQNTFSLSKPCSTEGKEETARVPHVQEGNDGLESHCLPRGTPELQGLIARLEALQVVVLNAKDRQDQESAESAAKLVAANTEIQELKARGSSRMEAKEIYSDNEKQKDVEVSKGKQVQIMKDIELDKISTCPPYGMGATLYPLGNGANAELDDDMLQLWEAAETNCKNQTAKSSSSEHDIQAVEEVKSEYPSSELVRGRDLGINKLEVSKGPVEPHEVWSKSVLERLASDAQRLLSMQASIEELKRKMEEPAKGKSPMNSEYSSVSTQLHETEGYVLEQINFNNKLSRKAENYPALSDNMNTEREGYSSRRKISEQVQKGSENVARLELELQKIQYVLLKLEEEHEYRRLKVSDKRTRVLLRDYLYGRKDRGGGQKKKKKRAPFCGCVRPKPRTEP from the exons ATGGCAGCTCTGGCTCGTCATGACTCAAGGCAGTACTCATGGTTGTGGGTCAGCCATATCAGCCCCAAGAACTCCAAATGGCTCCAGGAAAATCTCAGCG ATATGGACACAAAGGTTAAATCAATGATCAAACTTATCAATGAAGATGCTGATTCTTTTGCAAGGAGAGCGGAGATGTACTACAAGAAACGTCCAGAGCTAATGAAATTGGTGGAGGAGTTCTATAGAGCATACCGTGCGCTGGCAGAAAGGTACGATCAGGCTACTGGGGCACTTCGTCAGGCTCACAGAACAATGTCTGAAGCATTTCCAAATCAGATGCCGTCAGTGTCAGATGAATCACCCTCTTCTTTCGGCCAAGAAATGGAGCCACAAACTCCAGTTATGTCTACCTTCACCCGTGCACCATTTGATTCCGATGAGCGGAAGGATGGAGTTGGTGTGTCACCACAGCATTCCACCTCCAAGGGGAATGGTACACACCCTGAGGAAACCAGTGCATTGTCAAGTCGAAAAAGTCTAAAGTTGTTCAATGATTTTTCATCAAGTGGTGAAAATGCTCCTCGTGCTGGTTTTGATGGAAAGGTGCGGAAAGGTCTAACCTTTGAAAGCCCAGAAGGTAAAGGAAAAGAGGATATCAGCAAAGACTTGGTAAATTTGCAACAAGAAGTTTCAAGACTATTAGCTGAGAGCCAGAAGCTGAAACAGCAGATGTTGTCAGAATCTGAGCGGGCAAACAAAGCTGAAAATGAGATCCAAAGTCTTAAGGAAACAGTATTGCAATTGAATTCTGATAAAGACACATCTCTTCTGCAAAACAATCAGTCCTCTGAGCGAATATCTACATTGGAATCTGAGCTCTCTAAGGCACAGGCTGACCTCAAGAAGCTAACTGATGAAATGGCTGCAGATGTCCAGAAACTAATTAATGCTGAAACACTCAATATTGCAATACAGTCTGAGGCTCAGGGTTTGGATCTGAAGATGAAGATGCAACAACAAGAACTAGACCAAAAGCTTAAGGAATTGGAAATTTTCCGTTTAAGCTTCCAGGAGGAGCACGAAAAGCGCATGCAGGCTGAAAATGCTCTACTTTCCCAGGGGAAGGAGCTTGCTCAATCTCATGAAGAAGTACCGAGGTTGATTGCAGAAATAAAGATGACAAATGAAAAGTTGAATGAGCTCAAGCAGACCAACGGGGACCTTGAGAACACTGTTTGTGAGCTGAAGAAGGATATTGAGAGCCTTACTGAACAAAACCACTCTTCTGAGGTGCTTATACAGAAACTTCATGATGAGATAAATACGCTCAAGGATTCAAATAATGAACTTCAAAGTGAAATACAAAGCCTTAAGAGCATCATTTCACAGCTAAACACCGAGAAGAATGCAGCTCTACTTCAACACCAGCGGTGTGTGGAGCAGGTTTCACTTCTCGAATCTCAGCTCTCAAAGCTACAATCAGAGCTAGAGGAGGCTGAGAAGAAAGTACAGTTGCTGATACACGATCTTGAACAAAAGAGAGAAGAAGCGACCAGTGTTCACGCCCGGCTACAAGATGAATGCCATAGGCACACACAAACTGAAGCAACTCTTCTCATGACAGAGGGTCTGCATTCCCAGTTGCAGGAAAAAATGGAAACGCTAACACTAGATCTTGATGAATCAACGAAGAAGCTGAGTGAGTTGGAAAATGACAAGTTAAATCTGGAGAGCACACTGAAGGAACTGAAGAGCACCATTCTGGATTTGAACAATGAGAAGGATGCAGCACTTCTTGAACAAGAACAGTCATTGAAGAAAACATCCAATTTGGAGTTAGAACTCTCAAAGGTCCAGTTGGAACTGGAGAAGCATAAACAGAAAATTCAGTTACTGGAGCAAGAAATTGCACATAAGAATGAAAGTGTGGACAGCTTGGAGTTGAGTTTGAAAGATGAATGTGAGAAGAGACTTCAAGCCCAAACATCACTTGAGTCAATGGAGAGAATGTATTCTGAGTCTCAGGAAGACGTGAGTAGGTTGCATGTAGAGATTGAGAAGCAGAATGTTAAGTTGAATGCGTTGGAGAACTTGTCATCTGAACTTCAGAAAACCATCCTACTTCTAAACAGCGAGAAGGATGCTACCCTTCATGAGAACCAGCAGTCTGCAGCGAGAATATTTGATCTGGAATCTGCACTGACAGCTTTGAAGGCTGATCTGGAGCAGGTTGAAGGGAAAATACAGATATTGGAACAAGAACTCGAGCATAAGAAAGAAGAAGCAGATAACCTCCAAAACAGCCTACACGACGAAGCCCAGAAACGCATTGAAGGAGAAGCATCTCTCCTTATGATGACAAATCTTCGCTCCGAGTCACAGAATGAAGTGAACAGGTTGGCGCTGGAAATTGAGAAGCTGACTGGCAATTTAAGTCAAGTGGAGAACAGCAAGATGGATCTTGAGAACATTGTAACCAAGCATACGGAGGAGATCCATATTCTTCGTGAACAGAATATTTCTACTGAGCTTATGATAAAGAACCTTAATCTTGAATTGGATGCGTTGAAGGAATTGAATGTGAAACTTCAGACAGAAATGGGGTTACACATAGGTGAAAAGGAAGCACTTCAGAGAGATTTTGCTTGCCAAAGGGATGAGAAGGAAAATCTAGAGGGGATGCACCACACTCTGGTTGATGAGATGGAGGCCCTGAAAACCAGTGCAGCAATAAACCAGAAGCTAATTGAGGAATTGCAAATTACGAACTTAAAACTGAAGGAGGCGTGCGCAAAGAATGAGGTGGAAAAGGCACTTCTCTCAGAAAAGGTCCAAGAGGTGGAGAAGCTATCTGAAGAATATTCACTCTTGGAGAACTCACTTTCAGATGCAAATGCTGAAATGGATGCACTGAGGGAGAAAATAAAAGCATTTGAGGCTTCAGAAAGCTCTCTGAAGGATATAATTTCCAGTCATGTTTCTGAAAAGGCTGTTCTTGCATCAGAGCTAGAGATTCTCGGTAAAAGTTTATCTGATGTTTCAGAGAAGAATTCCACCTTGGATATCTCATTATCTGATATGAAAACTGAGCTAGAAGATTTGAGAACAAAGCTGAAGAATTCTGAAGAATCCTGCCAGGCTCACCTCGCAAATAACTCAGCTCTCTCTGCTGAAATGGATGCAGTGAGGGAGAATATAAAAGCATTAGAGGCATCAGAAAGCTCTATGAAGGATGCGATTTCCTGCCATGTTTCTGAAAAGGCTGTTCTTGCTTCAGAGCTGGAGATCCTTGGTAAAAGTTTATTTGATGTTTCAGAGAAGAATTCCATCTTGGATATCTCATTATCTGATACAAAAATTGAGCTAGAAGATTTGAGAATGAAGCTGAAAGATTGTGAAGAATCCTGCCAGGTTCTCTCTGCTGAAAAGAACAATCTGTTCTCTCAG TTGGAGAGCATTTCAGTGATTATGAAAGCCCTTGAAGATAAGCATGCTAATCTGGAAGATAAGCACTCCTCTGTATCAAGAGAGAAGGATTTTGCATATGATCAAGTAAGGGAACTGCAAGGTCAGTTGAGAGTAAAAGATGAGGAATATGAAGTTGCAGTAAAGTCACATCAACTGCAAGTAGACACTTACGAGAAACAGATTTCTTCTCTGCAAGATAAAAACCATTATATGGAGGAGGTGCTTCAACAGGAACAACAGAAAAACATATGTGCTTCTATTAATACAGTTATCTTGGAGAGCAGTTTGGCTGATGAGCAAGACAAGAAGGTTGCTCTTTTCACTAAATGCAAGAAGTATGCTCAGGCAAATCATTCTGCAACAATGTTAGTTTCAGAGCTGATGGAGGAAGCCAGATATCATGAGGAGGAGAGAAAAACATTGCTAATGCATAATGAAAAACTGAGGGAGGGGATTTCACAGCAAATGAAGGTTCTGAATATCTGCAAAGATTTACGACCTGCTGATTTAGCTGAGGACGAAATTCTGCTGCAGACTGTTTCAGACGAAACCATTAACATTCTCAAACTTAAGGGTGAAACAGAAGATGTGAATAGGCTCATGTACACTGAGCTCTCAGTGCTCTCAACTGTTTTGCTGCAAGTAGGGATGGAGCTCAGAGACCTGCACTTACAGAAGTGTGCCCTAGAGAAAGAAGTGGAAAGTGGAGCAGCAGAATCCCTTTCTTTGCAAAATAGAAATCACCAGATGTTGGAAGAGAATGAACTGCTTAGGAAAGGATTACAGGAAAGCAGTGAGAGGGAAGAGGTTCTGAAAACTGAAGTATTCGACATACAAGAGAAGCTATCTTGCTTAAAAGAGTCCTACCAGGTCTCACAAGATGAAATTACCAACCTAACCAAGAAAAATGAGTCCTTGTCTAAGGAATACCAGTCCTTGAGTGAGAAGTACAATTACTTGGAAGATGAGACTGATACTGTTCTTGAAGAATGCATGATGCTTGAGAACTTGTGTTTATTCTTTAGGGGACATAATAATGAGATAGCATCTGCATTGGTTTCTCTTACCGATGAGATGGCTTTGTTGAGTTTGGCTAAGGGTGATCTTGATCTTGAAGTTAATGAGCTGACCAGAAGGTTGACGGTGCTTGAATCGGAAAATAATCACTTAAAGGAATATTTTGTTTACTTGCTAGAGATTCTGAGGACTCGTTTAGTCCTTTCAGAGTTTGATTTGAACACCAATAAAAGTGTCTGCCAGGATTTGTTCATTGAACTTGAGAATTGCATGGCACAGTTGATGCAGAAGGATGATGAGCTTCTGGAAGTAGAAGAGAAGTTTCAGTTCTTGCAAGAAAAGAACCGGGAACTGTGTGGAGTTGTTGGGTCTCTTCAGGTTGCGATTGAAGGTGCTAAAGTGGTGAAAGGAGAGCTGGAAAAGAAAATCACAAGACTAAGTGAGCAGTGTACTACCAAGGATGATGAAATTTTGCAACTTCGTCAAGCCAATGAGGCATTACAATCAGATGTTGAGCAATATGAAAGGCAATTTGTTTCCCTGATGGATGATGCAATTACCTCTTCAGTGAATTCTGCGGTCTATGAAGAAAAAGCACTCGAGCTTTTGATGGAAGGTAAAGATACAGAGATTAGTGCAATAACCCTAAAGGAGTTGCTAATGAAGGAGATCTATTCACGTGATGCTCACATTGAGGAGCTTCAGAAAAAAATGACTGGCATTCAGGAAGAACATGCAGAACTGAAAGCTGAGTTGAGCACACATCTAAATCTCATAGCTTCATTGGCTGATCATGTCAGTGTACTGGAACAAAACACATTTTCTTTGTCAAAACCTTGTAGTACAGAAGGCAAAGAG GAAACTGCACGGGTACCTCATGTGCAAGAGGGCAACGATGGGCTGGAATCTCACTGCTTACCCCGAGGAACTCCAGAGTTACAAGGGTTGATTGCAAGATTAGAAGCGCTTCAAGTTGTTGTATTAAATGCCAAAGATCGTCAAGATCAGGAGTCTGCTGAGTCTGCAGCTAAATTGGTGGCAGCAAATACTGAAATTCAAGAGCTTAAAGCAAGAGGCAGCTCACGCATGGAAGCAAAGGAAATATATTCTGACAATGAGAAACAAAAAGATGTTGAGGTCTCGAAAGGGAAGCAAGTTCAGATAATGAAGGACATTGAACTTGACAAAATATCTACATGTCCACCATATGGCATGGGAGCTACCCTCTATCCCCTTGGCAATGGCGCAAATGCTGAGCTGGATGATGatatgcttcagctgtgggAGGCTGCGGAGACAAACTGCAAGAATCAAACAGCCAAGTCGTCGTCATCTGAGCATGACATACAAGCGGTTGAGGAGGTGAAGAGTGAGTACCCTTCCTCTGAGCTAGTAAGGGGAAGGGACCTTGGGATCAATAAGCTAGAGGTGTCAAAGGGACCTGTAGAGCCCCATGAAGTGTGGAGCAAGAGTGTACTCGAGAGGCTTGCTTCTGATGCTCAGAGGCTGTTGAGCATGCAAGCGAGCATCGAGGAGTTGAAGCGGAAAATGGAGGAACCAGCAAAGGGCAAATCCCCAATGAATTCTGAGTACAGCAGTGTGAGCACTCAGCTTCATGAGACTGAGGGATATGTCTTGGAACagatcaatttcaacaacaaaTTGAGTAGGAAGGCTGAGAATTATCCTGCTTTGTCGGATAATATGAACACTGAGCGAGAAGGGTACTCCAGCAGGAGGAAAATCTCCGAGCAGGTGCAGAAAGGGTCGGAAAATGTGGCGAGATTggaacttgagcttcagaagATACAGTACGTCCTGCTCAAACTTGAGGAAGAGCATGAGTACCGTAGGCTCAAGGTCTCTGACAAGCGCACCCGTGTGCTTCTTAGGGATTATTTGTATGGAAGGAAGGACCGTGGTGGCGggcagaagaagaaaaagaagagggCCCCATTCTGCGGCTGCGTGCGTCCTAAACCAAGAACTGAGCCCTAA
- the LOC112872880 gene encoding late embryogenesis abundant protein D-34-like has protein sequence MSQEEERLRRQPANPDGQGQDRPGGGGGADPVRYGDVFAVEGELASTPIAPQDAAMMQAAESAVLGRAPRGGTAAIMQSAARRNERLGVVARDEAATDGAAAECGVAVTEARVPGARVVTEFVADQPVGQYTEAVEDDAADGAAAEVGELGGGGQAGAARDGTKITIGEALEATAFSAGDQPVEPSDAAAIAAAEARASGTDEAPPDGLAARARAAADANALALREEDRATLRDVLADATSRLGADKEVEREDAARVVGAEVRGDPDAAARPGGVAASIATAARLNRGRQ, from the exons ATGAGCCAGGAGGAGGAGCGTCTGAGGAGGCAGCCGGCAAACCCCGACGGCCAGGGCCAGGACcgaccgggcggcggcggcggcgccgatccCGTCCGCTACGGCGACGTGTTCGCCGTGGAGGGCGAGCTGGCGAGTACGCCCATCGCGCCGCAGGACGCGGCCATGATGCAGGCCGCCGAGAGCGCGGTGCTCGGGCGGGCGCCCAGGGGCGGGACCGCCGCCATCATGCAGTCCGCGGCCCGGCGCAACGAGCGCCTCGGCGTCGTGGCGCGTGACGAGGCGGCCActgacggcgccgccgccgagtgCGGCGTCGCCGTCACCGAGGCGCGCGTGCCGGGCGCCCGCGTCGTCACGGAGTTCGTCGCCGACCAG CCTGTCGGGCAGTACACTGAGGCGGTGGAGGACGACGCCGCTGACGGCGCCGCAGCAGAAGTAGGCGAACTCGGAGGCGGCGGTCAAGCAGGCGCGGCGAGGGACGGGACGAAGATCACGATTGGCGAGGCGCTGGAGGCGACGGCGTTCTCGGCTGGCGACCAGCCCGTGGAACCCAGCGACGCGGCggcgatcgcggcggcggaggcgcgtgCGAGCGGGACGGACGAGGCCCCGCCGGACGGGCTCGCCGCGagggcgcgcgcggccgcggacgCCAACGCCttggcgctgcgcgaggaggacaGGGCCACGCTGCGCGACGTCCTCGCG GATGCGACGTCGAGGCTGGGCGCGGACAAGGAGGTGGAGCGTGAGGACGCGGCGCGGGTGGTGGGCGCCGAGGTGCGCGGCGACCCcgacgcggcggcgcggcccggcggGGTGGCCGCGTCCATCGCCACCGCCGCGCGGCTCAACCGCGGCCGGCAGTGA
- the LOC112872881 gene encoding sulfate transporter 3.2-like, with amino-acid sequence MVLGGHQIVVVVAPVAPGRLPPRVPVPPPRSFLRTVGASLRETLFPDEPWRAVAREPAGRARALAALRYAFPCLEWLPAYSLAKLRADVISGLTVASLAVPQGISYARLAGLDPVVGLYSSFVPALVYTVLGSSRDLAVGTMAVGSLLFASMLGPAVAPAAEPEMYARLAFTATFFAGAFQAALGLLRLGFLVDFLSHAAIVGFMGGCATVVCLSQLKGFLGLPHFTHDTGLPAIMASVFSQTGQWHWQPFVLGCCLFLFLQITRYIGKRKPMLFWVSAAAPLVSVILSTVLVYLIHGEKHGIQSIGSIKKGINPPSIHSLLFSSPHTWLAAKTGIITGIISLAEGSAVAKSFAMAKNYHVDGNKEMIAFGAMNMAGSCTSCYLTAGPFSRSAVNRDAGCRTAASNAVMALAVLATLLFLTPLFRHTPQVALSAIIASAMLGVVDLRAAARLARVDKVDFCVCLGTFLGVVFASVDIGLIVAVAVLVLRILLSVARPRTTALGRVPGTTVYRRMDQYDTARGTPGVLVLRIDSPIYFANASYLRERIARWIDDEVDRIRAAGEESLRCVVLDMGSVASIDSCGTKMVEDLKKSVDKRRLQIALANPGSEIMRKLDKSEVLQLVGDEWIFLTVAEACDYAQSNCKVGTGLQSVASPDEMV; translated from the exons atggtgcttggGGGCCACCAgatcgtcgtcgtcgtggcGCCGGTCGCCCCCGGGCGGCTCCCGCCGCGCGTGCCGGTGCCACCGCCGCGCTCGTTCCTCCGCACGGTCGGCGCCAGCCTCAGGGAGACGCTCTTCCCGGACGAGCCGTggcgcgccgtggcgcgcgagcCCGCCGGCcgggcgcgcgcgctcgccgcgcTCCGCTACGCGTTCCCCTGCCTCGAGTGGCTGCCGGCCTACTCGCTCGCCAAGCTCCGCGCCGACGTCATCTCCGGCCTCACCGTCGCCAGCCTCGCCGTCCCTCAGGGCATCAGCTACGCCAGGCTCGCCGGACTCGATCCCGTCGTCGGCCTCT ACTCGAGCTTCGTGCCGGCGCTGGTGTACACGGTGCTGGGGAGCTCGCGGGACCTGGCGGTGGGCACCATGGCCGTGGGCTCGCTGCTCTTCGCCTCCATGCTCGGGCCCGCGGTGGCGCCCGCCGCGGAGCCGGAGATGTACGCGAGACTCGCCTTCACCGCCACCTTCTTCGCGGGTGCCTTCCAGGCCGCGCTGGGCCTGCTCCGCCTCGGCTTCCTCGTCGACTTCCTCTCGCACGCCGCCATCGTCGGGTTCATGGGCGGCTGCGCCACCGTGGTCTGCCTCAGCCAGCTCAAGGGGTTCCTCGGCCTCCCGCACTTCACCCACGACACCGGCCTCCCCGCCATCATGGCCTCCGTCTTCTCCCAGACGGGGCAGTGGCATTGGCAACCATTTGTTCTTGGATGctgcctcttcctcttcctgcaAATCACTCGATACATC GGAAAGAGGAAGCCCATGTTGTTTTGGGtatcggcggcggcgccattgGTGTCGGTCATCCTCTCCACCGTTCTGGTCTACCTCATCCATGGGGAGAAGCACGGAATTCAATCG ATCGGCTCAATCAAGAAGGGCATAAACCCGCCGTCGATCCACAGCCTGCTCTTCTCGTCGCCGCACACGTGGCTCGCCGCCAAGACCGGGATCATCACCGGCATCATCTCCCTCGCT GAAGGGTCTGCGGTGGCGAAGAGCTTCGCCATGGCCAAGAACTACCACGTCGACGGGAACAAGGAGATGATCGCCTTCGGGGCGATGAACATGGCGGGGTCCTGCACCTCCTGCTACCTCACGGCGGGGCCCTTCTCGCGGTCGGCGGTCAACCGCGACGCCGGCTGCCGGACGGCCGCGTCCAACGCCGTCATGGCGCTGGCCGTGCTGGCCACGCTCCTCTTCCTGACGCCGCTCTTCCGGCACACGCCGCAGGTGGCGCTCTCGGCCATCATCGCCTCCGCCATGCTGGGCGTCGTCGACCTCCGCGCCGCGGCGCGCCTCGCGCGTGTGGACAAGGTCGACTTCTGCGTCTGCCTCGGCACCTTCCTGGGCGTCGTCTTCGCCAGCGTCGACATCGGACTCATCGTCGCCGTCGCGGTGCTGGTCCTCCGGATCCTGCTCTCCGTCGCGCGGCCGCGGACGACGGCCCTGGGGAGGGTTCCGGGCACCACGGTGTACCGGAGGATGGACCAGTACGACACGGCCCGGGGCACGCCGGGGGTGCTCGTGCTGCGCATCGACTCGCCCATCTACTTCGCCAACGCGAGCTACCTGCGGGAGAGGATCGCGCGGTGGATCGACGACGAGGTTGACCGGATCAGGGCCGCCGGCGAGGAGAGCCTGCGGTGCGTCGTCCTGGACATGGGATCCGTCGCGAGCATCGACTCGTGCGGGACCAAGATGGTGGAGGATCTCAAGAAGAGCGTCGACAAGAGACGTCTGCAGATTGCGCTGGCGAACCCCGGGAGCGAGATCATGAGGAAGCTGGACAAATCCGAGGTGCTCcagctcgtcggcgacgagtggATCTTCCTCACTGTGGCCGAGGCCTGCGACTACGCGCAGAGCAACTGCAAGGTTGGAACTGGTTTGCAAAGTGTCGCGTCTCCTGATGAGATGGTCTGA